One stretch of Akkermansia massiliensis DNA includes these proteins:
- a CDS encoding RHS repeat domain-containing protein: MVTLTTFRADEGDITSDPSNPTDGDTTTGLYDEATGLKVKKTYADGSSTIKTYDKFNRLETLTKARGIVTTYAYAPLTGELVSVSHSDDTPGWKFTYNHIGQMTYVRDASGIRECSYDVYGNMIQDTSFGTVESSLQEEYDPFGRSAGCRLMLGTRTVQHSYLDYDSKGDIIGMNLEGLASSFTWEYDPTSGFLNHLTYPNGMVRCNTYHPRLNLVTAIGYRKGANGESAGRHEYDYDALGRPIQRRDSWDVATPATTRNFTHNSRSELVEDRISRGRSFIYSYDNIGNRKTVRELEEEVSYDANCLNQYAEIAGREEHFTPVYDADGNQTRIRTSTGIWEISYDANDRPIVFTSQDGRTTITCGYDYRGRRFEKKATVNGAVSSHCWFLYRDYLQVAELDLTHPEPLLVKSYLWDPTEPMATRILMMTCWQENGMKVKEHLYFMYDALKNVTSIFDGQQKQQARYEYAPFGSPITEEGDMARENKFRFSCEFSDDELGLVYYNYRHLNPADGRWINRDPIQEQSEWNLYGFVKNVPSYFIDLLGNSPYQGWALNGLQLHPSAYETVEYEISITYHALCQNATWWDRRINDLLANKTTKSPSDFNPNSECLSCQCIKKLTVIMHGSSSGSYPRVFAYWGDRRLQESKKSTLISNMFKNIKFCSECTLELRSCHLGESPILKARLEANTKCKVLLYTGKVNAFFPF; encoded by the coding sequence ATGGTTACCTTGACTACCTTCAGGGCAGATGAGGGAGACATTACCTCTGATCCTTCCAACCCAACCGACGGAGATACCACCACGGGGCTCTATGACGAAGCCACGGGATTGAAAGTGAAAAAGACCTATGCCGACGGCTCCTCCACAATCAAGACTTACGATAAATTTAACCGTCTGGAGACGCTGACCAAAGCCAGAGGAATCGTCACTACCTACGCCTATGCTCCTCTCACCGGAGAACTTGTCTCCGTCTCCCACAGTGACGATACGCCAGGATGGAAGTTCACCTACAACCACATCGGACAAATGACCTACGTCCGGGACGCCTCCGGCATCAGGGAATGCTCCTACGATGTTTACGGCAACATGATTCAGGACACTTCCTTTGGAACCGTGGAAAGCTCTCTTCAGGAAGAATACGATCCCTTTGGCCGTTCGGCCGGCTGCCGCCTGATGCTTGGAACCCGTACCGTGCAGCACTCCTATCTTGACTACGACTCCAAAGGTGACATCATCGGGATGAATCTGGAAGGTTTGGCATCTTCCTTTACCTGGGAATACGATCCAACCAGCGGCTTCCTCAACCATCTCACCTACCCCAACGGCATGGTCCGCTGCAATACCTACCATCCCAGGCTCAACCTCGTAACCGCCATCGGTTACAGGAAGGGAGCAAATGGTGAATCAGCGGGCCGCCATGAGTACGATTATGACGCCCTGGGGCGTCCCATCCAGCGCCGGGACTCCTGGGATGTCGCCACACCTGCAACCACCAGAAACTTCACCCACAACAGCCGCAGCGAGCTGGTCGAAGACCGGATCAGCCGGGGAAGAAGCTTTATCTATTCCTACGACAACATCGGCAACCGCAAAACAGTCCGGGAACTGGAAGAGGAAGTATCCTACGATGCCAACTGTCTTAACCAGTACGCGGAGATTGCCGGGAGAGAAGAACATTTTACCCCCGTCTACGACGCCGACGGCAACCAGACCCGCATCAGGACCTCGACAGGTATCTGGGAAATCAGTTACGACGCCAACGACCGCCCCATCGTCTTCACCAGCCAGGATGGCAGAACAACCATCACCTGCGGCTACGACTACCGAGGAAGGCGCTTCGAGAAGAAGGCCACCGTCAATGGGGCAGTATCCAGCCATTGCTGGTTCCTGTACCGGGACTATTTGCAGGTAGCCGAGCTGGATTTGACGCATCCCGAACCTTTGCTGGTAAAGAGCTACCTGTGGGACCCGACGGAACCCATGGCAACGCGCATCCTGATGATGACATGCTGGCAGGAGAACGGAATGAAAGTAAAAGAGCATCTCTACTTCATGTACGATGCCTTGAAGAATGTCACTTCCATCTTCGACGGTCAGCAGAAACAACAAGCCCGCTACGAGTATGCTCCCTTCGGAAGTCCTATCACGGAAGAAGGGGATATGGCCCGGGAGAACAAGTTCAGGTTTTCCTGCGAGTTCTCGGATGACGAACTGGGACTTGTCTACTATAATTATCGGCACCTCAATCCAGCAGACGGCAGGTGGATTAACAGAGATCCCATTCAGGAACAGAGTGAGTGGAATTTGTATGGGTTTGTAAAAAACGTGCCCTCATATTTCATAGACCTTTTAGGTAATAGCCCTTATCAAGGATGGGCATTAAATGGATTACAATTACACCCAAGTGCTTATGAAACAGTAGAATATGAGATTAGTATAACCTACCATGCCTTATGTCAAAATGCTACTTGGTGGGATAGAAGAATTAACGATCTATTAGCAAACAAAACAACAAAATCGCCATCTGATTTTAATCCTAACTCTGAATGTCTGTCATGTCAATGTATTAAAAAATTGACTGTTATTATGCATGGGAGTTCTAGTGGTTCTTATCCTAGAGTTTTTGCTTATTGGGGTGATAGAAGACTCCAAGAAAGTAAAAAATCAACTTTAATATCTAATATGTTTAAAAATATTAAATTTTGCTCAGAATGTACTCTCGAATTGAGAAGTTGCCATCTGGGAGAATCTCCTATTCTAAAAGCACGTTTAGAAGCTAATACAAAATGTAAAGTTCTTCTTTACACAGGAAAAGTTAATGCATTTTTTCCATTTTAA
- a CDS encoding M60 family metallopeptidase — translation MFAANLSLAEKYPSLDVPEDIPLQVREASSLQSPYSGGHSVKQAVDGSLESANWHVPGARHVEGEFVFEVPDTIHYITFSGANFSEVSVSAMSGSSWKNLGKFDIGGSKMIRFKNPLQKVQKIKVEVDYPEGASPAFTVREISFYKKAESTLNRQLLKVFRDTSCSSINPRCTLADLKALPEFLQLIARKVKSGAYEDKEFRIASYKAYSHPEFAAKVRNINALNKFDNPTGIAAEKGDEILVFVGPTHGEDIALASVSPAGIESSTYPLNEGVNKIKINRSGLLYVMYHTDISTPKKPVKVHIPVGSGTVNGYFDVTRHTDKDWKRMIGKAPHSMFDIVGRYSMMILHTEYLKAYSPDSITKSVRVWDESVRAMWKIMGFDKYPQPHNNRQLGVSVEGGAHMFATWYYCGYSVGDQGNTLKNEVLAPGVLQGNRLWGFGHEVGHCYQHPFNWRSMSESSNNFFAQLILDQVTNPINGNELASDMENPCKYLLSEAVKGLPFHDLNGWAKWGFAQYSFYLYFHKLGINPEFYPALFESLRRKPLSRQAYEVSEAHLALYERICNVSRTDFTDDFEIFNWFVPIDHKGNQYGDYSFKMTEEMARASKARIAARRYPKPKFRIAFLHQHGKTVDLWGQNLHGSQLNGYWTKYKQNAKLSPSVSASKKDSMIIVRNGENAAAFCVVTNGKVVGYYDRQKFDVSGVEWNDTSKVYAIPIQTAEPYKLIYSATRS, via the coding sequence ATGTTTGCCGCGAATTTGTCCCTTGCGGAAAAATATCCTTCACTGGACGTTCCGGAGGACATCCCGCTTCAAGTAAGGGAGGCTTCTTCCCTTCAGTCCCCCTACTCAGGAGGCCATTCCGTAAAGCAGGCTGTGGACGGTTCTCTGGAATCCGCCAACTGGCATGTTCCCGGAGCGCGGCATGTGGAGGGGGAATTTGTATTTGAAGTGCCGGACACCATTCATTACATCACCTTTTCCGGAGCCAATTTCAGTGAAGTTTCCGTGTCCGCCATGTCCGGCTCGTCGTGGAAGAACCTTGGAAAGTTTGATATAGGCGGCTCCAAAATGATCAGGTTTAAAAACCCTCTTCAGAAAGTTCAGAAAATCAAAGTGGAGGTTGATTACCCTGAAGGAGCTTCCCCGGCGTTTACCGTACGGGAGATCAGTTTTTACAAAAAGGCGGAATCCACGCTCAACCGGCAATTGCTGAAAGTGTTCAGAGACACGAGCTGTTCCTCCATCAATCCCAGGTGCACTCTGGCAGACCTCAAGGCGCTGCCGGAGTTTTTGCAGCTCATTGCGCGGAAAGTGAAATCCGGCGCCTATGAAGACAAGGAATTCCGCATTGCGTCCTACAAGGCTTACAGCCATCCGGAGTTTGCCGCCAAGGTGAGAAATATCAACGCCCTGAACAAATTTGACAATCCCACCGGAATTGCTGCGGAGAAAGGAGATGAAATCCTTGTATTCGTGGGTCCCACCCATGGAGAGGATATTGCGCTGGCTTCCGTTTCCCCGGCGGGAATCGAATCTTCCACCTATCCCCTGAATGAAGGAGTAAACAAAATCAAAATCAACCGTTCGGGATTGCTTTATGTGATGTACCACACCGATATCAGCACGCCCAAGAAGCCTGTGAAGGTGCACATCCCCGTGGGCAGCGGGACGGTGAACGGATATTTTGACGTGACGAGGCACACGGACAAGGACTGGAAGCGGATGATCGGCAAGGCCCCCCACAGCATGTTCGACATCGTGGGGCGGTATTCCATGATGATCCTTCACACGGAATATCTGAAGGCTTACAGCCCGGATTCCATCACGAAATCCGTCAGGGTGTGGGATGAGAGCGTCAGGGCCATGTGGAAAATCATGGGCTTTGACAAATATCCCCAGCCGCATAACAACCGGCAGCTTGGAGTTTCCGTAGAAGGCGGAGCCCATATGTTCGCCACCTGGTATTACTGCGGCTACAGCGTCGGGGATCAGGGAAATACGCTGAAAAATGAAGTGCTCGCCCCCGGCGTTCTTCAGGGGAACCGCCTCTGGGGATTCGGGCATGAAGTCGGCCACTGCTACCAGCATCCGTTCAACTGGCGCAGCATGTCTGAAAGCTCCAATAACTTCTTCGCCCAGTTGATCCTGGACCAGGTGACCAACCCCATTAACGGCAATGAACTGGCCTCCGACATGGAAAACCCGTGCAAGTACCTGCTGTCAGAGGCGGTAAAGGGCCTGCCGTTCCATGATCTGAACGGCTGGGCCAAGTGGGGTTTTGCCCAATATTCCTTCTACCTGTATTTCCATAAGCTGGGCATCAACCCGGAATTTTATCCTGCGCTGTTTGAATCATTGCGCCGCAAGCCGCTTTCCAGGCAGGCGTATGAGGTTTCCGAGGCTCATCTGGCCCTGTATGAACGCATCTGCAATGTCAGCAGGACGGACTTTACTGATGACTTTGAAATTTTCAATTGGTTCGTCCCGATTGACCACAAAGGGAACCAGTATGGGGATTACAGCTTCAAGATGACGGAGGAAATGGCCCGCGCCTCCAAGGCCCGGATCGCCGCCAGGCGGTACCCCAAGCCGAAATTCCGCATCGCTTTCCTGCACCAGCATGGGAAAACGGTCGATTTGTGGGGACAGAACCTGCATGGTTCCCAGCTCAACGGGTATTGGACCAAATACAAGCAGAACGCGAAGCTCAGCCCGTCCGTGAGCGCCTCCAAAAAGGACAGCATGATTATTGTGCGGAATGGGGAGAATGCGGCCGCTTTCTGCGTAGTGACCAACGGAAAGGTGGTGGGTTATTATGACCGCCAGAAGTTTGATGTTTCCGGCGTGGAATGGAATGATACCTCCAAGGTGTACGCCATTCCGATTCAGACTGCGGAACCCTATAAGCTGATTTATTCCGCCACGCGCTCCTGA
- a CDS encoding LysR family transcriptional regulator yields the protein MFEHLFAERGLSLDRLKTLIEVAKAGSIAAAARGDSARQSLYSRQIKELEEFFGVELAARRGKVLALTRSGWELVRLASESLCLLDDFKSRSRNLPYRFTIGAGDSLHAWVVAPVLADIQQRGLPWLFALENIRNSEIPLKLQNMDVDFGIVRTSALAAEGLESRAICSMDYALYVPAALAGKKVRGREEDFSRLLGMFPLATLGSGSGFHASLKRNCAEFGIRLRVQCETQSFPFAARMLKSGAFMAVLPCMAEAELGGGFVKVTHPALDRLSRSISLAWNPRLLRVRPSARRVIDVFSAPERE from the coding sequence ATGTTTGAGCACCTTTTCGCAGAACGGGGGCTGTCCCTGGACCGCCTGAAAACCCTGATAGAAGTGGCCAAGGCGGGGAGCATTGCCGCCGCCGCGCGCGGGGACAGCGCACGGCAAAGCCTGTATTCCCGCCAGATCAAGGAACTGGAGGAATTCTTCGGCGTGGAGCTGGCGGCCCGCCGCGGGAAAGTGCTGGCGCTTACCAGGTCCGGATGGGAACTGGTGCGCCTGGCCAGCGAAAGCCTGTGCCTGCTGGACGATTTCAAAAGCCGGAGCCGGAACCTGCCCTACCGGTTCACCATCGGCGCCGGAGACAGCCTCCACGCGTGGGTGGTTGCTCCCGTGCTTGCGGACATCCAGCAGCGCGGCCTGCCGTGGCTCTTTGCACTGGAGAACATCCGCAACAGTGAAATTCCCCTCAAGCTTCAGAACATGGATGTGGACTTCGGCATCGTGCGCACCAGCGCGCTGGCGGCGGAAGGGCTGGAAAGCCGGGCCATCTGCTCCATGGATTATGCGCTGTACGTGCCCGCGGCCCTGGCCGGAAAAAAGGTGCGGGGAAGGGAGGAGGATTTTTCACGCCTGCTGGGCATGTTCCCCCTGGCTACGCTGGGGAGCGGTTCCGGCTTCCATGCCTCGCTGAAACGGAATTGCGCGGAATTCGGCATCAGGCTGCGGGTGCAGTGTGAAACGCAGTCCTTTCCCTTTGCGGCGCGCATGCTGAAAAGCGGGGCGTTCATGGCGGTTCTCCCCTGCATGGCGGAGGCGGAGCTGGGCGGGGGATTCGTCAAGGTCACCCATCCTGCGCTGGACAGGCTGTCCCGCAGTATTTCCCTGGCCTGGAATCCCCGCCTGCTGCGCGTGAGGCCTTCCGCCCGGCGCGTGATTGACGTTTTTTCCGCTCCGGAACGGGAATAG
- a CDS encoding alpha-isopropylmalate synthase regulatory domain-containing protein: MYLIDYKVRVLSPTRTNIPDAAEENGTGSNVRVLIESSDGVASWTTVGVSYSIIEASLEVLADAVTCKLYKTEQARWRAEC; the protein is encoded by the coding sequence ATGTACCTGATCGACTACAAGGTGCGCGTGCTCTCTCCCACCCGGACGAACATTCCGGACGCGGCGGAAGAAAACGGCACCGGCTCCAATGTCCGCGTTCTCATTGAATCTTCGGACGGCGTCGCTTCTTGGACCACGGTGGGCGTTTCCTACAGCATCATTGAGGCCAGTCTAGAAGTTCTGGCGGACGCCGTCACGTGCAAGCTCTACAAGACGGAGCAGGCCAGATGGCGCGCGGAATGCTGA
- the msrB gene encoding peptide-methionine (R)-S-oxide reductase MsrB, with translation MKRIYHGPWTLAGLACAILAAVAMLSLFSCGENGQAGNKNRHHMDNKDLKTIYLAGGCFWGVEKYFSLIHGVKETEVGYANGSTASPTYEEVCSGRTGHAETVKVVFDPEELSLPFLLEQYYSIIDPVSVNKQGNDRGVQYRTGIYYTDEKDKPIIEASLKRLQQHFKQPVAIEVQPLRQFSRAEKYHQRYLDNNPGGYCHIPPGKFQEAAQAREAAPVYRKKPDDELRRSLTPEQFAVTRNNATEPPFRNEYFNNDKPGIYVDVTTGEPLFLSTDKFDSGCGWPSFSRPIKEELIQEKQDLSHGMRRTEVRSKTGDAHLGHVFTDGPKDRGGLRYCINSASLKFIPEQDMEAQGYGKYLPQLRREAADRKSGEK, from the coding sequence ATGAAACGTATTTACCACGGACCATGGACCCTGGCCGGACTGGCATGCGCCATTCTGGCCGCAGTAGCCATGCTTTCCCTGTTCTCCTGCGGAGAAAACGGACAGGCAGGCAACAAAAACAGACATCATATGGACAACAAGGATTTAAAAACGATTTATCTGGCAGGAGGCTGTTTCTGGGGAGTGGAAAAGTACTTCTCCCTGATTCACGGAGTCAAGGAAACGGAAGTGGGGTATGCCAACGGTTCCACTGCCTCCCCCACGTATGAGGAAGTCTGCAGCGGACGCACGGGCCACGCGGAAACGGTAAAAGTGGTATTTGATCCGGAAGAACTCAGCCTCCCGTTCCTGCTGGAACAATACTATTCCATCATTGATCCCGTTTCCGTCAACAAGCAGGGAAACGACAGGGGAGTTCAATACCGCACGGGCATTTATTATACGGATGAGAAGGACAAGCCGATTATAGAAGCCTCCCTGAAACGGCTCCAGCAGCACTTCAAGCAGCCCGTGGCGATTGAAGTTCAACCCCTGCGTCAATTTTCACGGGCGGAAAAATACCACCAGCGCTATCTGGACAACAACCCCGGCGGCTACTGCCATATTCCGCCCGGCAAGTTCCAGGAGGCGGCCCAGGCCAGGGAAGCCGCTCCCGTCTACCGGAAAAAACCGGATGACGAGCTGCGCCGCAGCCTGACGCCCGAGCAATTTGCAGTTACGCGGAACAATGCGACGGAACCTCCCTTCCGCAACGAATATTTCAATAACGACAAGCCCGGCATTTATGTGGACGTTACGACGGGGGAACCCCTGTTTCTTTCCACGGACAAGTTTGATTCCGGCTGCGGCTGGCCCAGCTTCTCCCGGCCCATCAAGGAAGAACTGATTCAGGAAAAACAGGATCTTTCCCACGGCATGCGCCGTACGGAAGTCCGCAGCAAAACGGGGGACGCCCATCTGGGGCACGTCTTCACGGACGGCCCGAAGGACCGCGGCGGCCTGCGCTACTGCATCAACAGCGCTTCCCTGAAATTCATTCCTGAACAGGATATGGAAGCGCAGGGGTATGGAAAATACCTGCCCCAGCTTCGCCGGGAGGCAGCGGACAGAAAATCCGGGGAAAAGTAG
- a CDS encoding MFS transporter: protein MTRTRDELAAETAPPVKVPLWTRGYVLACCANLMMGLAFFELVPVLPLYLTGQLQVSSGWLGWIMSIYVLAAIISRPWFAHRVDTGDRKKIYITVYILLALSFSGYAVAATALAFFLTRFVQGLIWGGMTTSGPTMAVDIIPPSRRGEGLGFFGMTMTLGMCLGPVIGLQVYQQYGFYVITWSSLVLCLAGAGIASLIRAPRRPVQESVHETPKKVLDRLVLRVGIPLAVNVMIASFSYGVVAVYSALYGKMYGFKYAGLFYALMGLGMLVSRFMVGRQIDRGRVAELSVISLGILTVSFGALAFAPLEWVYYTSAILIGFGFGIFIPTFQTMKLNMADRGHRGAVNSTFFTAFDIGVGTGMFFGGKIYAYLNLNWAFGAGALLNLLAIVYFYRISLDHYRKNKLGVDSD from the coding sequence ATGACCCGGACCAGAGATGAATTGGCAGCGGAAACCGCACCGCCCGTCAAAGTGCCTCTCTGGACGCGGGGCTACGTCCTGGCCTGCTGCGCCAACCTGATGATGGGGCTGGCCTTCTTCGAACTGGTGCCCGTTCTCCCGCTGTACCTGACGGGGCAGTTGCAGGTTTCCTCCGGCTGGCTGGGCTGGATCATGTCCATTTACGTGCTGGCCGCCATCATTTCCCGCCCCTGGTTCGCGCACCGGGTGGATACCGGGGACCGCAAGAAGATTTACATCACGGTTTATATCCTGCTGGCCCTGTCCTTTTCAGGGTATGCCGTGGCCGCCACCGCCCTGGCGTTTTTCCTGACGCGCTTCGTGCAGGGCTTGATCTGGGGCGGCATGACCACCTCCGGTCCGACGATGGCCGTGGATATCATCCCCCCTTCCCGCCGCGGGGAGGGCCTGGGCTTTTTCGGCATGACGATGACGCTGGGCATGTGCCTGGGACCCGTCATCGGCCTCCAGGTATACCAGCAGTACGGTTTTTACGTGATTACGTGGAGCTCCCTGGTCCTGTGCCTGGCTGGGGCGGGCATCGCCTCCCTCATCCGCGCCCCCAGGCGCCCCGTTCAGGAGTCCGTGCATGAAACGCCCAAAAAGGTGCTGGACCGCCTGGTGCTGCGCGTGGGCATTCCACTGGCGGTGAATGTGATGATCGCCTCTTTCTCCTACGGCGTTGTGGCCGTGTATTCCGCCCTGTACGGGAAAATGTACGGTTTCAAGTATGCCGGGCTGTTTTATGCGCTGATGGGGCTGGGCATGCTGGTCTCCCGGTTCATGGTGGGCCGGCAGATCGACCGCGGGCGCGTGGCGGAACTTTCCGTCATCTCGCTGGGCATCCTGACTGTCAGCTTCGGCGCGCTGGCGTTTGCGCCGCTGGAATGGGTCTATTATACCTCCGCCATCCTCATCGGCTTCGGCTTCGGCATCTTCATCCCCACCTTCCAGACCATGAAGCTGAACATGGCGGACCGCGGCCACCGGGGCGCCGTCAATTCCACGTTTTTCACGGCTTTTGACATCGGGGTGGGCACGGGCATGTTTTTCGGGGGCAAGATTTACGCTTACCTGAACCTGAACTGGGCCTTCGGCGCAGGCGCGCTACTGAATCTGCTGGCGATCGTGTACTTCTACCGCATTTCCCTGGACCACTACCGGAAGAACAAGCTTGGCGTGGATTCGGATTGA
- a CDS encoding RHS repeat domain-containing protein yields MTQDASFGLGHSNIYHPRLNLVTAIGYRKGADGESAASHEYGYDALMRPVQRRDSWDGTTPATTRNFTCNSRSELVEDRISQGGSFSYQYDNIGNRKTARELEEEVSYDANDLNQYVDIAGGEEHFKPVYDADGNQATIRTSTGIWEVSYDANDRPIVFTSQDGRTAINCGYDYRGRRFEKKVFVNGAIASHSWFLYRDYLQVAQLDLRHPEPVLVKSYLWDPTESMATRILMMTCWQENGMKVKGHLYFMHDVMKNVTSIFDGQHTRRARYEYAPFGSLLTTEGDMAQENKFRFSCEFSDDELGLVYYNYRHLNPADGRWTNRDPIVEQGGWNLYGFLDNRVINCIDILGKNYLL; encoded by the coding sequence ATGACCCAGGACGCTTCCTTTGGGCTGGGCCATAGCAATATCTATCATCCCAGGCTCAACCTCGTAACCGCCATCGGTTACAGGAAGGGAGCGGATGGAGAATCGGCGGCCAGCCATGAATACGGTTACGACGCTCTGATGCGTCCCGTTCAACGCCGGGACTCCTGGGATGGAACCACTCCTGCAACCACCAGAAACTTCACCTGCAACAGCCGCAGCGAGCTGGTCGAAGACCGGATCAGCCAGGGAGGAAGCTTCAGCTACCAATACGACAACATCGGCAACCGCAAGACCGCTCGTGAACTGGAAGAGGAAGTTTCCTACGATGCCAACGACCTTAACCAGTACGTGGATATTGCCGGGGGAGAAGAACATTTTAAACCCGTCTACGACGCCGACGGCAACCAGGCCACGATCAGGACCTCAACGGGCATCTGGGAAGTATCCTACGACGCCAATGACCGCCCCATCGTCTTCACCAGCCAGGATGGCCGGACTGCCATCAACTGCGGCTACGACTACCGGGGACGGCGCTTTGAGAAGAAAGTTTTTGTCAATGGAGCAATCGCCAGTCATTCCTGGTTCCTGTACCGGGACTATCTGCAGGTAGCCCAACTGGATTTGAGGCATCCTGAACCTGTGCTTGTAAAGAGTTATTTGTGGGATCCGACGGAATCCATGGCCACACGCATCCTGATGATGACATGCTGGCAAGAGAACGGAATGAAAGTAAAAGGGCATCTCTACTTCATGCACGATGTCATGAAGAATGTTACTTCCATCTTTGATGGACAACACACGAGAAGAGCTCGCTACGAGTACGCGCCTTTTGGTAGCCTTCTCACCACAGAAGGAGACATGGCGCAGGAAAACAAGTTCCGCTTCTCCTGCGAGTTCTCGGACGACGAACTAGGGCTGGTTTACTACAACTACCGCCACCTCAATCCCGCAGACGGCAGGTGGACCAATCGCGATCCTATCGTCGAACAGGGTGGATGGAATTTGTATGGATTCCTTGATAATAGAGTAATAAACTGTATAGATATATTGGGAAAAAATTATTTATTGTAA
- a CDS encoding cob(I)yrinic acid a,c-diamide adenosyltransferase encodes MSVITKRGDSGETDLMFGKRSPKTAPRIEAYGTVDELNSLIGVVRHSGVSPRTVEMLDGVQARLVGAMGELATLEEDLPKYDAKGYARITAEDVAWLEEQAHLLEKECDIRFKGWARPGKEGSLGSAYLDLARSVCRRAERRVVALRLDNALSNVNTALFLNRLSDLCWVLARFEALDVKEKERNQE; translated from the coding sequence ATGAGCGTGATCACCAAGCGTGGAGACAGCGGAGAAACGGACCTGATGTTCGGCAAACGGAGCCCCAAGACGGCCCCGCGCATTGAAGCTTACGGAACGGTGGATGAATTGAATTCCCTGATTGGCGTAGTGCGCCATTCCGGAGTAAGCCCCCGGACGGTGGAAATGCTGGACGGCGTTCAGGCGCGCCTGGTGGGGGCCATGGGGGAACTGGCTACGCTGGAGGAGGATTTGCCCAAGTATGACGCCAAGGGTTATGCCCGCATTACGGCGGAGGACGTAGCATGGCTGGAGGAACAGGCCCATCTGCTGGAGAAGGAATGCGACATCCGCTTCAAGGGGTGGGCGCGCCCCGGCAAGGAGGGGTCACTGGGTTCCGCCTATCTGGACCTGGCCCGGTCCGTCTGCCGCCGCGCGGAACGCCGGGTAGTGGCACTGAGGCTGGACAATGCCTTGAGCAACGTGAACACGGCCCTCTTCCTGAACCGCCTTTCCGATCTTTGCTGGGTTCTGGCCCGCTTTGAGGCTCTGGACGTAAAAGAAAAAGAGAGAAATCAGGAATAA
- a CDS encoding RtcB family protein → MITIDGKYTEARVFTDELEDLARTQIRDVCNHPAFEGSRVRIMPDVHAGAGCVIGFTAELKTDKVIPNLIGVDIGCGVLTARLAGLPDFSRFDERLRERVPFGWNTRSAVHQALLDDPELDDEISRICVDVLRTEKDRHRRSVGSLGGGNHFIEIAQGTEDAFLCIHSGSRNFGLKIAERYQKIAVATCPDAYLKERKKGLCYLQGEDTLNYMRDMKVAQRFAALNRRVMLHELLDDAADLEIFDTVHNYIAEDNVIRKGAVRAGLGEKLIVPLNMRDGSVICIGRGNEEFNSSSPHGAGRSMSRKKAKANLSLEEFEASMQGIFSTCVSRATLDEAPMAYKDGESVLGNIHETAEIVERIRPVYNFKAPE, encoded by the coding sequence ATGATCACCATCGACGGAAAATACACGGAAGCCCGCGTGTTCACGGATGAACTGGAAGACCTGGCCCGCACCCAGATCAGGGACGTCTGCAACCACCCCGCCTTTGAAGGAAGCCGGGTGCGCATCATGCCGGACGTGCATGCCGGAGCCGGCTGCGTCATCGGCTTCACCGCTGAACTGAAAACGGACAAGGTGATTCCCAACCTGATCGGCGTGGACATCGGCTGCGGAGTGCTTACGGCCAGGCTGGCCGGTCTGCCGGATTTCTCCCGGTTTGACGAACGCCTGCGCGAACGCGTCCCGTTCGGCTGGAACACCCGTTCCGCCGTCCACCAGGCCCTGCTGGATGATCCGGAACTGGATGATGAAATCTCCCGCATCTGCGTGGATGTGCTGAGAACGGAGAAAGACAGGCACCGCCGTTCCGTGGGGTCCCTGGGCGGCGGCAACCACTTCATTGAAATAGCACAGGGAACGGAAGACGCCTTTCTGTGCATCCACTCCGGTTCCCGCAACTTCGGCTTGAAGATTGCGGAGCGCTACCAGAAGATCGCCGTGGCCACTTGCCCGGACGCCTATCTCAAGGAACGCAAGAAAGGCCTTTGCTACCTGCAGGGAGAAGATACGCTGAACTACATGCGGGACATGAAGGTGGCCCAGCGCTTCGCCGCCCTGAACCGCCGCGTGATGCTGCATGAGCTACTGGACGATGCCGCGGACCTGGAAATCTTCGACACCGTGCACAACTACATTGCGGAAGACAACGTCATCCGCAAGGGGGCCGTCCGGGCCGGACTTGGAGAAAAGCTCATCGTTCCCCTGAACATGCGGGACGGCTCCGTCATCTGCATTGGCAGGGGGAACGAGGAATTCAATTCCTCCTCCCCGCACGGCGCAGGCCGCAGCATGTCCCGCAAAAAGGCCAAAGCCAACCTTTCCCTGGAGGAATTCGAAGCTTCCATGCAGGGCATTTTCTCCACCTGCGTCTCCCGCGCTACGCTGGATGAAGCGCCGATGGCCTACAAGGATGGAGAAAGCGTGCTGGGCAACATCCATGAAACGGCGGAAATCGTGGAACGCATCAGGCCCGTGTACAACTTCAAGGCGCCCGAATAA